In Spirosoma sp. KUDC1026, the sequence CTGGCCACCCACTACCGACAGCGTAATATAGTTTACCCGGTAAGCGCCCACCGGCAGCGAGATACCGGCGCTACCGTTGATATCATTGAGCTGAACGCCACCCAGTTGATACGGTAACTGATTATACTGGAACCCCAGACGATACGTAACAACGTCCCAGTAGCGCGTCGAACTAACCTTTGGCGTGTATTCCATACCGGCTGAAACCGTCATGGCATCCAGTAGATTTCCCGACAGATTATTGACAGTGCGGTATTCGCTCCATTTTTGGAGGCCAACATCCACGCCGACCAGTAACGTGTTATTTTTTTCTACGCTAAGGCCAAAGTGCATTTGCTGGGGCAATGTCGCCCGTCCCGAGCTGTTCAGACGCAGCGTATCAGCGGCCGAGATGGCTTCACCCGTTGACGCCGACTGCTGATAGATGTTGGATTCGCGGCCATTGATGCGGGTTTGCGGATCGTAGGTAGCGCCCAGGTTCAGCGTCCAGTTTTCACTCAGCTTTGGCCGCCAGGCTGCCCCCAGTTTCCAGGCAATATCACTGTAGTTGACTCGGTCGAGTCGGTTCACCACCGTGTTGCCCAGGCTCGTCGAAGCATTGGAAACCAGTACCCGTGAGGTAGACGTATTGGTGATGTTGCCAAATATGAACGATGCTTCTCCCCCAACGAAAATATTCTTGGTAAGCCGGAAACCGTTGGCAAACGTAACCTTATTCAGGCCGCCCCGACCTGTATAGTTGTATTCGGCCTGGTAATTCGTTCCGGGAATGACCCGGTACTGCTGACTTGTGTAATCAACATAAGTATACGGCTTCAGGCTCAGCGACATATTCCAGCGGGAATTGATCGGGAACGCCAGTGCCAGATACCCCAGGTTTGCGCCAAACGAGCGCTGGTTCTGCGTGCTGCCGTTATAATTCTGGCTGATCGACTTGTTCTGGCCCTGCAGACCTACCTCGAATACCGTCAGGAATGACCGGCGGGCGAGCAGCGCGGGATTCTGTAAGTTCAGGTGAAACAGACTGGCGTTGCTGATGCCGACGTTGCCCATACCCATGTTGGTGACGTTTCCCTGACTGTAGAGTTCGCCAATGCCCAGTGAAGAGTAGGGAGCATTTCCCAGTCCCTGCGCCAGTACCACCGGCGACGTAGCGGCAAGCGCCAGTATGCTATGCGTTAACGTCCGGCGTATTCGCTTGTAAATTCTCAACATTATACCGTAAAATTCGATTCAATCCAGTGAGCACCAACTCGGGCATTGCAAATATCGGGGGTTTCAGACGACTTTCAAAAACGGACGCGTCGCCCCCACATAGTACTACGACCATTTCGGGCCGATCGTGGCGGTACTGATCGATTAGTCCATTCATTTCGAGTAACAATCCATTCAGTACGCCACTCAACATAGCATCGCGCGTGTTCTTGGCCGTCGGCGATGGCCAGTCAGTCAACTCGTCCGGTTTCCAGTCGATCAGCGGCAAACGGGCCGTCTGTTCGTGCATAGCCCGCAGGCGCATGCGCAGGCCCGGCGAAATAAGCCCCCCCTGAAAGGTGCCTTCCCGGTCGATCAGGTCCGCCGTCAGGCAGGTGCCCAGGTCCAGGATCAGACAGTCCCGCTCCGGAAACAGGGCGGCCGCCCCTACCGCGGCCGCTACCCGATCGGCACCCAGCGTTTGTGGCGTCCCGTAACCGTTACGTATAGGCAATGGTGTTTGCCCGTTCAGCACGAGAACCGTATAATTAAGCCGCCCCAGCCCCTGCCCGATTAGTGCTGCCGACTGCGCGGTCGATGACACCAGCACATGTCGGTTTATCGGTTGTGCCGCCTGCCGGACACCGCTGTCGTTCAGCAGTTCGTCAATGGATTCGTAGCGGCTTATTTCGATCAGCTGGTCACCCGCAAACCAGCCAGCTTTTAATCGGGTATTGCCCCAGTCGATAACCAGATTTATCATACATGTTAACGGGTAGCTTCCAACATGACCCATTCCGGCTGCGTATCGTTGTAACGCAGACAGGGAAACGGAAACGTATCGTCAGCCCTATTTTTTTAACCTTTTTTAACGTCCCGGCTAACTTTGTATCATTTTCAGCAAGTTCCTGAGCCGATTTTTTGACGATGACCAGCGGGCGGTCGGATGTTTTTAGAAAAATTCCCGTTAAATAAAGGTAGTACTGGTGAATTGAAAAACATTTTTAATCGGCAGTTCGTTGTATTGACAAAGGTGGTTCGACCTGCTATATTTGCTCCCATCATTTCGATGGTGGCAATCAGGCTTTTCTAACAAAGGCGCAACGGTAGTCTACAGCGAACCGGCCATTTTCTCAAAAATTTTTGATGAACACCACATCCGGCCCCTCCGGATCTTCGTGTTTGAATCGGGGAACTCACCCCAACGTACATTTTGACCTGTTTTCATTACGTAACCCATTGAACCTGGCAAGTCTAGTTTAGGCTATCGGTTGTTAGCGTGTTCTGACGCGCCAATTCGGGCCTCTGTCTTACCCCATCATTCGTCATAGCCTAGTCCAGCACTTCTCATTTCTCATTTACCGCCCCGACGGCCCTCTTAAGGTTTATTGATAACCTGCACTGTATGTACAACATTGAAGAACTGAATACGAAGCTGTTATCCGAGCTTCGGCCGATTGCCGAGAAATTCGGAATCAGCGATTCTGCCAAATACCCCAAAAAAGAACTTATTTATAAAATCCTGAGCGAGCAGGCTGTTCTGCCAGCGTCGGAAACTCCAGCCGAAGCGGAACCAGCAACCGACGCAGCCCCCAAGCGGACCCGTCGCAAGGCAACGCCCGCTGCCGTTGAGGCAGACAGCACCGATACGGCTAAACCCGCCCGTAAAACAGCAGTCGCTACCGACGGTCCGGATAGTAATCGTACCCGGCAGCGTGTTCGGCGGGACGCCGGAGCCGCCGATCTGCCCGCCCCAACGCCTGAGGATGGCATGACAACGACGGCCGAAACGGAAGCGGTTGAAACCAAACCCGGTACGTTCCCCAGCGACGCACAGGCCGAAACGCCACAAGTTACTGCCACCCAGCCCGAAGCTTCCGCCGAGCGTACTGAAACACCGGAACCTGCGGCACGTCCCCGGACGAACAATGGATTTGCCAATCGCGCGAACGAGCCACGCGAAAATCGGGAAAGCCGCTTTGCGAACCGGCCCGATCAGAACCGCACCCGGACCCCGCGTCCGGAAGGCTCGTTTGATACCCCGCGGGAGAACCGGGATAACAACCGGTCGCGTCCTGACAACGGCCGGGATAATAACCGGCGCGATGGCCAGCGCCCCCGCACCCACCGGCAACCTGTTGAAGACACGACCGCTTCTTACCAGGGTCCATCGGACGATGAATTTCTGACACCAACGGTTGTTTCGGAGGATAACGCAGCCAACATGCAGTCTGCAGATGCAGCTTCCGCAACCGAAGCGGCAACGCCAGCGGAGACCTCTACGGAATCGCAGCACCAGCAACCCGCTACGCAGCAGCAACCCCAGGTGCAGCAGATCTCACGCGAAGCTCAGGAATACCAGAACCGCATTCGTCGGCAGTACAACCAGCATATCCGGGAGTTCGATGGGATCATCGACAACGAAGGTGTCCTGGAAATCATGCAGGACGGTGGCTACGGCTTCTTACGGTCGGCGGATTACAACTACCTCGCCAGCCCCGACGATATTTACGTATCACCCTCCCAGATCAAACTGTTCGGCCTGAAAACCGGCGATACGGTTCGGGGTGCTATCCGGCCCCCGAAAGAAGGTGAGAAATACTTTGCTCTGCTACGTGTCTCGACCGTCAATGGTAAAACGACCGAAGAGATCCGGGATCGGATTCCGTTCGAATACCTGACGCCATTATTCCCCGACGAACAGCTTCACCTCAGCAACCGCCCGGAAAACTACTCGTCGCGGGTGCTGGATCTGTTCGCGCCCATCGGGAAAGGCCAGCGGGGCATGATCGTGGCTCAGCCCAAAACGGGTAAAACGGTGCTCCTGAAGGAAATTGCCAACGCCATCACCAAGAACCACCCCGAGGTGTACCTCATCGTTCTCCTGATCGACGAACGTCCAGAGGAGGTGACGGATATGGCCCGCAGCGTTAACGCCGAAGTTATTTCGTCCACGTTTGATGAACAGGCGGACCGGCACGTAAAAGTGTCGAGCATGGTACTGGAAAAAGCGAAGCGGATGGTTGAATGCGGTCACGACGTCGTAATTCTGCTCGATTCAATCACCCGTCTGGCCCGGGCGTATAACACGGTTGTGCCATCGTCGGGCAAAATCCTGTCGGGTGGTGTAGATGCCAACGCCCTGCACCGGCCTAAGCGTTTCTTCGGGGCGGCTCGGAACGTGGAGAACGGCGGTTCGCTAACTATTATCGCTACGGCTCTGATCGATACGGGTTCGAAAATGGACGAAGTTATCTTCGAGGAATTCAAAGGTACCGGTAACATGGAGCTTCAGCTCGACCGGAAACTGGCGAACAAACGGGTTTACCCGGCCGTGGACGTCATGGCCTCGGGTACACGTCGGGAAGACCTACTGCTGGATAAGGAAACGCTGCAACGCGTCTGGATTTTACGCAAGCACATGGCCGACATGAATCCTATGGAAACCATGGATTTCCTGCTCGAGCGCATGAAAGGCACCCGCAGCAACGAAGAGTTCCTGATTTCGATGAACCGATAAGCAGTCATCTGCTACCACACGAGAATCGTCCGGTTACGCACTGTAGCCGGACGATTCTCGTTTTTAACGTAATGGAGACTAATACCTTCCTCTTTCGACCTTGGCGTATGTTTAAATTAGGATAGCTGTGCCACCTATCGAAAAAACGCTGGACGCCCAATAGCAACGTTGGTGGTCACACTCTTGACAGATACTTTCAGGAGCTACTCCCCAATGGCTCACAGGCTCCAATCTACTAGAAACTACTACATTGCTTTCGCTCGTTTAATCTCATACGTACCTGAAGTAAGCTTGAATGTTGTGTAGGTTACTTTCAGCCATTTCTTCTCCACGTCGAGCTGACTATCTTCTAAAGCCTTATTGTTCACGTGTATAGTTGAACCCTCGGGAAGCCGTACGATTGCAGTCGTTTCTTTAGGAACGGTTACAGTCAATGTAAAACCATTGGCGTCGTTTTTGAACGAAGAGCCCACTATTCCCTGTACAGTCGGAACGTTGAGCGTCCCGGAGGTGAGTGAGGCCGGATTCGGCTCGATCAAAAATGTTTTGTATCCTGCTTCCAGCGGTTTAATACCAAATAGATATTGAGCAATAACGATCTGAGCTCCTCCGCTCCAGGCATGGTTGGTTGTCCCACCACCAAATCCTTTTTCGCCAACACCCCAGCCTTCAAACAAGGTGGTGTAATCAGGCGTATTCACCATGTCGGCAAAACGTTTTTTCGTTCTTTCCAGCGCGTAGCCCCCATTTCCCATGACAAATAAGGCTTCCATTACGTATTTTTCCATGTAAGGGCTAGCATGGAACTGCGTCTTCAATAGCGATAGAATAGGGACATATTTTGCGGAGTCGGCTATTCCTGAAATAACCGCCAAAGCTTGTGCGCGGTCGTCGGATTGGCCATGATAGGCTGGATGACGGTAGGCATAGCCGTTCCAACATTTGTTGTACCCCGCTTTTACCTGCTCCATAACCTGACGATAAGCAACTGCATCGTCATTGTATCCAAGCAGATCTGCCATGTTTGCCGCTCCTTCCAGCGCCAAATAATGCCATCCGGCCATAATTAGTCTCAAATCCTTGTTATCGCCCCAATCCCCCCAAAGCCAGTCACCCTTGCGTAATACTGTGAGACCCGTCTCGTCGGTTTTCCACAACCCCAGGTATCGTTTCACTCCCGGATAACTCGTCTTGATCGTTTCACGATCGTTGGTATTCAGGTAGTAGTTCCAAAAGCCGTAACGCCCAATACTGGTCAGCATTTGATCCGGCAGCTCTGTATTGAAATTACCGGGTATCGGGGAAAACAACTCTCCTCCTTGTCGCTGCCACGCCGTCAGTTCCAGGATTGCTTTCCGCATCAAATCATGAGTAGACGTAGAGTAGGTGTAAAAACTCTCCCCCATGAGCAGTACGACATCCCCCCACCACTGGGCTCGTTCTCGATCGGGACAATCAAAATAATTGTCTCGCATGTTGACGTATAACGTACGCTGTGCTTTCTTCCAGTACTGATTGTAAAATTCATCACTGACGACAAAACTGCCGGCGGGTTCTGCATTATAGCCCGTCTCGCGGTACTTGACCGCCATGACCTTCACGCCGGGAGGCACCGTGATCAGTAGTTTCTCTCCGTTCATCCAGCCGTACGACTCATATTCCTGGTGACCTTTTCGTGTGATATACTCAGCTCGAACATTGTTGGTCCCTCCCGCTTTGCTGT encodes:
- a CDS encoding type III pantothenate kinase gives rise to the protein MINLVIDWGNTRLKAGWFAGDQLIEISRYESIDELLNDSGVRQAAQPINRHVLVSSTAQSAALIGQGLGRLNYTVLVLNGQTPLPIRNGYGTPQTLGADRVAAAVGAAALFPERDCLILDLGTCLTADLIDREGTFQGGLISPGLRMRLRAMHEQTARLPLIDWKPDELTDWPSPTAKNTRDAMLSGVLNGLLLEMNGLIDQYRHDRPEMVVVLCGGDASVFESRLKPPIFAMPELVLTGLNRILRYNVENLQANTPDVNA
- a CDS encoding alpha-L-rhamnosidase C-terminal domain-containing protein; protein product: MRTTNTKLNTIPQKTGRQAAIWLLLIVGLLSSKPLFAQQQALPGFWISSAQVGVDKPNTWIAFRRDFVLKRRPKQAMATIAADTKYWLWINGNLVVFEGGLKRGPTPKDTYYDQVNLEPYLKKGENRIAVLLWHFGKDGFSHVNSGRAGLLFTMGTGGQLLYTDKNWLCHVHPAYGTTDEPSPNFRLPESNIRFDARNDIAGWQTAPVNGLSGFNAAKEIGRPGDAPWHALVKRPIPQWKDFGLKDAVPEHHPGSTRDTIIARLPYNMQMTPTIVISDSVGGHLVGILTDHSKAGGTNNVRAEYITRKGHQEYESYGWMNGEKLLITVPPGVKVMAVKYRETGYNAEPAGSFVVSDEFYNQYWKKAQRTLYVNMRDNYFDCPDRERAQWWGDVVLLMGESFYTYSTSTHDLMRKAILELTAWQRQGGELFSPIPGNFNTELPDQMLTSIGRYGFWNYYLNTNDRETIKTSYPGVKRYLGLWKTDETGLTVLRKGDWLWGDWGDNKDLRLIMAGWHYLALEGAANMADLLGYNDDAVAYRQVMEQVKAGYNKCWNGYAYRHPAYHGQSDDRAQALAVISGIADSAKYVPILSLLKTQFHASPYMEKYVMEALFVMGNGGYALERTKKRFADMVNTPDYTTLFEGWGVGEKGFGGGTTNHAWSGGAQIVIAQYLFGIKPLEAGYKTFLIEPNPASLTSGTLNVPTVQGIVGSSFKNDANGFTLTVTVPKETTAIVRLPEGSTIHVNNKALEDSQLDVEKKWLKVTYTTFKLTSGTYEIKRAKAM
- the rho gene encoding transcription termination factor Rho — encoded protein: MYNIEELNTKLLSELRPIAEKFGISDSAKYPKKELIYKILSEQAVLPASETPAEAEPATDAAPKRTRRKATPAAVEADSTDTAKPARKTAVATDGPDSNRTRQRVRRDAGAADLPAPTPEDGMTTTAETEAVETKPGTFPSDAQAETPQVTATQPEASAERTETPEPAARPRTNNGFANRANEPRENRESRFANRPDQNRTRTPRPEGSFDTPRENRDNNRSRPDNGRDNNRRDGQRPRTHRQPVEDTTASYQGPSDDEFLTPTVVSEDNAANMQSADAASATEAATPAETSTESQHQQPATQQQPQVQQISREAQEYQNRIRRQYNQHIREFDGIIDNEGVLEIMQDGGYGFLRSADYNYLASPDDIYVSPSQIKLFGLKTGDTVRGAIRPPKEGEKYFALLRVSTVNGKTTEEIRDRIPFEYLTPLFPDEQLHLSNRPENYSSRVLDLFAPIGKGQRGMIVAQPKTGKTVLLKEIANAITKNHPEVYLIVLLIDERPEEVTDMARSVNAEVISSTFDEQADRHVKVSSMVLEKAKRMVECGHDVVILLDSITRLARAYNTVVPSSGKILSGGVDANALHRPKRFFGAARNVENGGSLTIIATALIDTGSKMDEVIFEEFKGTGNMELQLDRKLANKRVYPAVDVMASGTRREDLLLDKETLQRVWILRKHMADMNPMETMDFLLERMKGTRSNEEFLISMNR